The Phoenix dactylifera cultivar Barhee BC4 chromosome 9, palm_55x_up_171113_PBpolish2nd_filt_p, whole genome shotgun sequence genome window below encodes:
- the LOC103704193 gene encoding gibberellin 3-beta-dioxygenase 1-like isoform X2 has protein sequence MELTLDQFRCKAMKHPPASFNTKPTLPTSSYLCETPALPSSSPSPLITMPPLSDESHPHHTLRLHHPRHFDFESIREVPDSHAWPDLHDHPSVEPSGPDSVPVVDLDSPDAVLLVGRACQEWGVFQVTGHGIPTDLLDRLESQIRRLFSLPTHQKLKAARSPGDIAGYGLAPISSFFPKLMWSEGFTIAGSPFEHARKLLPKEYCAEFCNVIEEYNKVAKELAGRLMHLMLLSLGLTEEDISWAGPIRDSGDLSAVIQLNSYPACPEPDRALGLAAHTDSSLLTVLYQSGTSGLQVLRPDPARWVTVPPLPGVLIVHVGDLSHILSNGHFRSVLHRAIVNRRHHRLSAAYICGPPAHVKVSPIDMLLGPSQGPAYRAVTWPEYLALKGKLFNKALASIKLSREQWEDRSN, from the exons ATGGAATTAACCCTTGACCAATTCCGCTGCAAAGCAATGAAGCATCCGCCCGCCAGTTTCAATACAAAGCCCACCCTTCCCACGTCCTCGTACCTATGTGAAACGCCAGCCCTCCCTTCCTCCAGTCCCTCACCACTGATCACCATGCCTCCCCTCTCCGATGAGTCTCACCCTCACCACACCCTCCGCCTCCACCACCCTCGCCACTTCGACTTCGAGTCCATCCGTGAGGTCCCAGACTCGCACGCATGGCCCGACCTCCATGACCACCCGTCCGTCGAGCCGTCCGGGCCCGACTCCGTGCCCGTGGTCGACCTCGACAGCCCCGACGCCGTTCTGCTCGTCGGCAGGGCTTGCCAGGAATGGGGCGTGTTCCAGGTCACCGGCCATGGCATCCCTACGGACCTCCTAGACCGCCTCGAGTCCCAAATCCGGCgactcttctcccttcccaccCACCAGAAGCTCAAGGCCGCTCGCTCTCCCGGTGACATCGCAGGCTACGGGCTCGCCCccatctcttctttcttccccaaactcatgtGGTCTGAGGGCTTCACCATCGCTGGCTCCCCTTTCGAGCATGCTCGCAAGCTCTTGCCCAAGGAATACTGCGCTGAATTCTG CAACGTAATAGAAGAATACAACAAGGTGGCGAAGGAGCTGGCCGGAAGGTTGATGCACCTGATGCTTCTTTCCCTGGGCCTCACGGAGGAGGATATCAGTTGGGCCGGCCCCATAAGAGACTCGGGAGACCTATCCGCCGTGATACAGCTCAACTCCTATCCGGCCTGCCCCGAGCCAGACCGTGCCCTGGGCCTCGCCGCCCACACCGACTCCAGCCTCCTCACCGTGCTTTACCAGAGCGGCACGAGCGGGCTCCAAGTCCTACGGCCCGACCCGGCCAGGTGGGTCACGGTGCCTCCCCTTCCCGGCGTCCTCATCGTCCACGTCGGCGACCTCTCTCACATCCTCTCCAACGGCCACTTCCGAAGCGTCCTGCACCGGGCCATCGTCAACCGGAGGCACCACCGTCTCTCCGCGGCGTACATATGCGGCCCCCCGGCCCATGTCAAAGTGTCGCCCATCGACATGCTCCTCGGCCCAAGCCAGGGCCCGGCCTACCGGGCGGTGACATGGCCGGAGTACCTGGCCCTCAAGGGGAAGCTCTTCAACAAGGCTCTCGCTTCGATAAAACTTAGCAGAGAGCAATGGGAGGATCGCAGCAACTAA
- the LOC103704193 gene encoding uncharacterized protein LOC103704193 isoform X1, which produces MELTLDQFRCKAMKHPPASFNTKPTLPTSSYLCETPALPSSSPSPLITMPPLSDESHPHHTLRLHHPRHFDFESIREVPDSHAWPDLHDHPSVEPSGPDSVPVVDLDSPDAVLLVGRACQEWGVFQVTGHGIPTDLLDRLESQIRRLFSLPTHQKLKAARSPGDIAGYGLAPISSFFPKLMWSEGFTIAGSPFEHARKLLPKEYCAEFWVAHDKKVRVRSTCMFSWQQRNRRIQQGGEGAGRKVDAPDASFPGPHGGGYQLGRPHKRLGRPIRRDTAQLLSGLPRARPCPGPRRPHRLQPPHRALPERHERAPSPTARPGQVGHGASPSRRPHRPRRRPLSHPLQRPLPKRPAPGHRQPEAPPSLRGVHMRPPGPCQSVAHRHAPRPKPGPGLPGGDMAGVPGPQGEALQQGSRFDKT; this is translated from the exons ATGGAATTAACCCTTGACCAATTCCGCTGCAAAGCAATGAAGCATCCGCCCGCCAGTTTCAATACAAAGCCCACCCTTCCCACGTCCTCGTACCTATGTGAAACGCCAGCCCTCCCTTCCTCCAGTCCCTCACCACTGATCACCATGCCTCCCCTCTCCGATGAGTCTCACCCTCACCACACCCTCCGCCTCCACCACCCTCGCCACTTCGACTTCGAGTCCATCCGTGAGGTCCCAGACTCGCACGCATGGCCCGACCTCCATGACCACCCGTCCGTCGAGCCGTCCGGGCCCGACTCCGTGCCCGTGGTCGACCTCGACAGCCCCGACGCCGTTCTGCTCGTCGGCAGGGCTTGCCAGGAATGGGGCGTGTTCCAGGTCACCGGCCATGGCATCCCTACGGACCTCCTAGACCGCCTCGAGTCCCAAATCCGGCgactcttctcccttcccaccCACCAGAAGCTCAAGGCCGCTCGCTCTCCCGGTGACATCGCAGGCTACGGGCTCGCCCccatctcttctttcttccccaaactcatgtGGTCTGAGGGCTTCACCATCGCTGGCTCCCCTTTCGAGCATGCTCGCAAGCTCTTGCCCAAGGAATACTGCGCTGAATTCTG GGTAGCGCACGATAAAAAGGTCCGAGTCCGATCCACTTGCATGTTTTCATGGCAGCAACGTAATAGAAGAATACAACAAGGTGGCGAAGGAGCTGGCCGGAAGGTTGATGCACCTGATGCTTCTTTCCCTGGGCCTCACGGAGGAGGATATCAGTTGGGCCGGCCCCATAAGAGACTCGGGAGACCTATCCGCCGTGATACAGCTCAACTCCTATCCGGCCTGCCCCGAGCCAGACCGTGCCCTGGGCCTCGCCGCCCACACCGACTCCAGCCTCCTCACCGTGCTTTACCAGAGCGGCACGAGCGGGCTCCAAGTCCTACGGCCCGACCCGGCCAGGTGGGTCACGGTGCCTCCCCTTCCCGGCGTCCTCATCGTCCACGTCGGCGACCTCTCTCACATCCTCTCCAACGGCCACTTCCGAAGCGTCCTGCACCGGGCCATCGTCAACCGGAGGCACCACCGTCTCTCCGCGGCGTACATATGCGGCCCCCCGGCCCATGTCAAAGTGTCGCCCATCGACATGCTCCTCGGCCCAAGCCAGGGCCCGGCCTACCGGGCGGTGACATGGCCGGAGTACCTGGCCCTCAAGGGGAAGCTCTTCAACAAGGCTCTCGCTTCGATAAAACTTAG
- the LOC103705480 gene encoding uncharacterized protein LOC103705480 isoform X1, whose protein sequence is MLPGSTQDIKAQMNPALTPRGASPDGSLIGAPSGNHARPNEGGSNLTLKGWPLIKFSSWEGWPVKPVGDVIPNVGSPIQTAFPVLPHADTDMLIKVWLLILRNSSSCFENTGTWFLFSSASCMRKGDITFFGLYDGVPLLLTSELDNLQAFFMSSSLVIYEY, encoded by the exons ATGCTTCCTGGATCAACACAG GACATCAAGGCTCAAATGAATCCTGCATTGACTCCCAGGGGTGCAAGCCCTGATGGATCATTAATTGGAGCTCCAAGTGGTAACCATGCAC GGCCTAATGAGGGTGGGAGCAATTTGACATTGAAAGGATGGCCCCTCATA AAATTTAGTTCTTGGGAAGGATGGCCGGTCAAACCCGTTGGTGATGTCATTCCAAATGTTGGATCTCCAATACAAACTGCTTTTCCAGTCTTGCCACATGCAGACACAGATATGCTTATTAAAGTTTGGCTGCTCATATTAAGAAACTCTAGTTCTTGTTTTGAGAATACTGGGACATGGTTCCTCTTTTCTAGTGCCAGCTGTATGAGAAAAGGAGATATTACCTTTTTTGGCTTGTATGATGGTGTCCCTTTGCTCCTGACCTCAGAGCTTGACAACTTACAAGCATTTTTCATGTCATCATCTTTGGTGATATATGAATACTGA
- the LOC103705480 gene encoding uncharacterized protein LOC103705480 isoform X2 produces the protein MLPGSTQDIKAQMNPALTPRGASPDGSLIGAPSGPNEGGSNLTLKGWPLIKFSSWEGWPVKPVGDVIPNVGSPIQTAFPVLPHADTDMLIKVWLLILRNSSSCFENTGTWFLFSSASCMRKGDITFFGLYDGVPLLLTSELDNLQAFFMSSSLVIYEY, from the exons ATGCTTCCTGGATCAACACAG GACATCAAGGCTCAAATGAATCCTGCATTGACTCCCAGGGGTGCAAGCCCTGATGGATCATTAATTGGAGCTCCAAGTG GGCCTAATGAGGGTGGGAGCAATTTGACATTGAAAGGATGGCCCCTCATA AAATTTAGTTCTTGGGAAGGATGGCCGGTCAAACCCGTTGGTGATGTCATTCCAAATGTTGGATCTCCAATACAAACTGCTTTTCCAGTCTTGCCACATGCAGACACAGATATGCTTATTAAAGTTTGGCTGCTCATATTAAGAAACTCTAGTTCTTGTTTTGAGAATACTGGGACATGGTTCCTCTTTTCTAGTGCCAGCTGTATGAGAAAAGGAGATATTACCTTTTTTGGCTTGTATGATGGTGTCCCTTTGCTCCTGACCTCAGAGCTTGACAACTTACAAGCATTTTTCATGTCATCATCTTTGGTGATATATGAATACTGA